The proteins below come from a single Capricornis sumatraensis isolate serow.1 chromosome 14, serow.2, whole genome shotgun sequence genomic window:
- the IVNS1ABP gene encoding influenza virus NS1A-binding protein codes for MIPNGYLMFEDENFIESSVAKLNALRKSGQFCDVRLQVCGHEMLAHRAVLACCSPYLFEIFNSDSDPHRVSHVKFDDLNPEAVEVLLNYAYTAQLKADKELVKDVYSAAKKLKMDRVKQVCGDYLLSRMDVTSCISYRNFASCMGDSRLLNKVDAYIQEHLLQISEEEEFLKLPRLKLEVMLEDNVCLPSNGKLYTKVINWVQRSIWENGDSLEELMEEVQTLYYSADHKLLDGNLLDGQAEVFGSDDDHIQFVQKKPPRENGHKQISSSSIGCLSSPNATIQSPKHEWKIVASEKTSNNTYLCLAVLDGIFCVIFLHGRNSPQSSPTSTPKLIKSLSFEMHPDELIEKPMSPMQYARSGLGTAEMNGKLIAAGGYNREECLRTVECYDPHTDHWSFLAPMRTPRARFQMAVLMGQLYVVGGSNGHSDDLSCGEMYDPNIDDWTPVPELRTNRCNAGVCALNGKLYIVGGSDPYGQKGLKNCDVFDPITKSWTSCAPLNIRRHQSAVCELGGYLYIIGGAESWNCLNTVERYNPENNTWTLIASMNVARRGAGVAVLDGKLFVGGGFDGSHAISCVEMYDPARNEWKMMGNMTSPRSNAGITTVGNTIYAVGGFDGNEFLNTVEVYNLESNEWSPYTKIFQF; via the exons atgattccCAATGGATATTTAATGTTTGAAGATGAAAATTTCATTGAATCTTCTGTTGCCAAATTGAATGCCCTGAGGAAAAGTGGGCAGTTCTGTGATGTTCGACTTCAG GTCTGTGGCCATGAGATGTTAGCACACAGAGCagtcctggcctgctgcagtccctaTTTATTTGAAATCTTTAATAGTGACAGTGATCCTCACCGAGTTTCTCATGTTAAGTTTGATGATCTCAATCCGGAAGCTGTTGAAGTCTTGTTGAATTATGCCTACACTGCTCA GTTGAAAGCTGATAAGGAATTAGTCAAAGATGTTTATTCTGCAGCAAAAAAGCTGAAGATGGACCGTGTAAAGCAG gttTGTGGTGATTATTTACTATCTAGAATGGATGTTACCAGCTGCATCTCTTACCGAAATTTTGCGAGTTGTATGGGAGACTCACGTTTGTTGAATAAGGTTGACGCTTACATTCAGGAACATTTGTTACAAATTTCAGAAGAGGAAGAGTTTCTTAAACTTCCACGGCTAAAG CTGGAGGTAATgcttgaagataatgtttgcttgCCCAGTAATGGCAAACTGTATACAAAGGTAATCAACTGGGTGCAGCGTAGCATCTGGGAGAATGGAGACAGTCTGGAAGAGCTGATGGAAGAG GTTCAAACCTTGTACTACTCAGCTGATCACAAGCTGCTTGATGGGAACCTACTAGATGGACAGGCTGAGGTGTTTGGCAGTGATGATGACCACATTCAGTTTGTGCAG AAAAAGCCACCACGTGAGAATGGCCATAAGCAGATAAGTAGCAGTTCCATTGGATGTCTGTCTTCTCCAAATGCTACAATACAAAGCCCTAAGCATGAGTGGAAAATCGTTGCTTCGGAGAAGACTTCAA ATAACACTTACTTGTGCCTGGCTGTACTGGACGGTATTTTCTGTGTCATTTTCCTTCATGGGCGAAACAGCCCACAGAGCTCACCAACAAGTACTCCAAAACTTATTAAAAGTTTAAGTTTTGAGATGCACCCAGATGAGCTCATAGAGAAGCCCATGTCTCCTATGCAGTATGCACGATCTGGTCTGGGGACAGCAGAGATGAATGGCAAACTCATAGCTGCAG GTGGCTATAACCGAGAGGAATGTCTTCGAACAGTTGAATGCTATGATCCACACACAGATCACTGGTCCTTTCTTGCTCCCATGAGGACACCAAGAGCACGATTTCAAATGGCCGTACTCATG GGCCAACTCTATGTGGTAGGTGGATCAAATGGTCACTCAGATGACCTGAGTTGTGGAGAGATGTATGATCCAAACATAGATGACTGGACTCCTGTTCCAGAACTGAGAACTAACCGTTGTAATGCAG GAGTGTGTGCTCTGAATGGGAAATTATACATCGTTGGTGGATCAGATCCATATGGTCAAAAAGGACTGAAAAATTGTGATGTATTTGATCCTATAACAAAGTCATGGACGAGCTGTGCACCTCTTAACATTC GTAGACACCAGTCTGCAGTCTGTGAGCTTGGTGGTTATTTGTACATAATTGGAGGCGCAGAGTCTTGGAATTGTCTGAACACAGTAGAGCGTTACAACCCTGAAAACAACACCTGGACTTTAATTGCATCCATGAACGTGGCTAGGCGAGGAGCTGGAGTGGCTGTTCTTGACG gaAAACTGTTTGTAGGTGGTGGCTTTGATGGTTCTCATGCCATCAGTTGTGTGGAGATGTATGATCCAGCTAGAAATGAATGGAAGATGATGGGAAACATGACTTCACCACGGAGCAATGCTGGGATTACAACTGTAGGGAACACAATTTATGCAGTGGGAGGATTTGATGGCAATGAGTTTCTGAATACGGTGGAAGTCTATAACCTTGAGTCAAATGAGTGGAGCCCCTATACCAAGATTTTCCagttttaa